A genomic region of Candidatus Paceibacterota bacterium contains the following coding sequences:
- the gmd gene encoding GDP-mannose 4,6-dehydratase, which produces MANKALLTGITGQDGSYLAELLLSKGYEVHGLIRRASTFNTGRLDPIYDDPHSGKNRMFLHYGDLSDASALARLIGKIQPEEIYNLAAQSHVRVSFDSPEYTSDIVATGTVRLLEAIRETGIRPRFYQASSSEMFGMVREVPQTERTPFYPRSPYGCAKVFSYWVTVNYRESYGLHASNGILFNHESPRRGETFVTRKITRAVAHIKAGLQSKLFLGNLDAKRDWGFAKEYVEAMWLMLQQDQPDDYVIATGETHSVREFLEAAFAHAGLDWKQHVEIDPRYYRPAEVDLLIGDYSKAKRQLGWQPKTRFVDLVKLMVDADVELLRRHRQGEIRVSG; this is translated from the coding sequence ATGGCGAATAAGGCATTGCTAACAGGCATCACCGGGCAGGATGGCTCATACCTGGCGGAACTGCTCTTGTCGAAAGGCTACGAAGTCCACGGGCTGATTCGGCGGGCCAGCACGTTCAACACCGGGCGGTTGGACCCTATCTACGACGATCCGCATTCCGGGAAAAACCGGATGTTCCTTCACTATGGCGACCTGAGCGACGCGAGCGCGCTGGCGCGGTTGATCGGCAAGATTCAGCCCGAGGAGATTTACAACCTGGCGGCGCAGAGCCACGTGCGGGTGAGCTTCGACAGTCCCGAATACACCTCGGACATTGTGGCCACCGGCACCGTGCGCCTGCTGGAGGCGATCCGCGAGACAGGCATCCGGCCGCGCTTCTACCAGGCGTCTTCGAGCGAGATGTTCGGCATGGTGCGCGAGGTGCCGCAGACGGAACGAACGCCCTTTTATCCGCGCAGCCCGTATGGATGCGCGAAGGTGTTCTCCTACTGGGTCACGGTCAACTACCGCGAGTCCTACGGGCTGCATGCGAGCAACGGGATTCTCTTCAACCATGAGTCGCCCCGGCGGGGGGAGACTTTCGTGACGCGGAAGATCACGCGAGCCGTGGCGCACATCAAAGCCGGGCTGCAAAGCAAATTGTTCCTGGGTAACCTGGATGCCAAGCGCGACTGGGGTTTCGCCAAGGAATACGTGGAGGCGATGTGGCTGATGCTGCAGCAGGACCAGCCGGACGATTACGTCATCGCCACCGGCGAGACGCATTCGGTGCGGGAGTTTCTGGAGGCGGCCTTCGCCCACGCCGGTTTGGATTGGAAGCAGCACGTGGAGATTGACCCGCGCTATTACCGCCCTGCCGAGGTGGATTTGCTGATTGGCGATTACAGCAAGGCCAAACGCCAACTGGGCTGGCAACCCAAAACCCGGTTCGTGGACTTGGTGAAGCTGATGGTGGACGCGGACGTGGAGCTCTTGCGCCGCCACCGCCAAGGCGAGATCAGAGTGAGCGGCTAA
- a CDS encoding TRAP transporter substrate-binding protein, with protein MKKWTVMAGATLLTGVCLTACKPAGESPTAEPAKPAGVIKLSYSVFFPPTHVQCLAATDWANEIQKRTAGRVQITIYPAGSLTKADQCYEGVIKGISDLGMSCFAYTRGRFPLIEGLDLPLGYPDGASATRIANAMVQKYQPAELADVKVLYVHAHGPGILASKKPVKSLADLKGLKIRATGLSAKIVEALGATPVAMSQPETYEALSKGVVEATLCPIETLKGWKQGETIEYVVDSTAIGYTTAMFVVMNKDKWAELPAEVQKVFTDVSQEWTAKQGAAWDQADQAGREFVTGLKRQFIQLPEAEQQQWRNAVKPILDDFVKKTKEKNLPGEAMLADIQAELAKTTRAK; from the coding sequence ATGAAAAAATGGACCGTGATGGCCGGGGCAACGTTGCTCACCGGTGTCTGCCTGACCGCCTGTAAACCCGCCGGAGAATCCCCAACTGCCGAGCCCGCAAAACCGGCGGGAGTGATTAAGCTGTCCTACAGCGTCTTCTTCCCGCCAACGCATGTTCAGTGCCTCGCGGCGACTGATTGGGCGAATGAAATCCAGAAACGCACCGCGGGCCGGGTGCAGATCACGATCTACCCCGCCGGTTCGCTTACCAAAGCCGACCAGTGTTACGAGGGCGTCATCAAAGGAATCTCTGATCTGGGCATGAGCTGCTTTGCCTACACCCGCGGGCGCTTTCCCCTGATCGAAGGATTGGACTTGCCGCTCGGTTACCCCGATGGCGCGTCGGCCACGCGCATCGCCAACGCGATGGTCCAGAAGTATCAACCCGCCGAATTAGCTGACGTGAAGGTCCTTTACGTTCACGCGCATGGGCCGGGCATTCTCGCGAGCAAAAAACCGGTCAAGTCGCTCGCGGATCTAAAGGGACTCAAAATCCGCGCCACCGGGCTGTCGGCGAAGATCGTCGAGGCGCTGGGCGCTACGCCGGTCGCGATGAGCCAGCCGGAGACTTACGAAGCCCTTTCCAAGGGCGTCGTCGAGGCCACGCTTTGCCCCATCGAGACGCTCAAAGGTTGGAAACAGGGTGAGACCATCGAATACGTCGTGGATTCTACGGCCATCGGTTACACAACGGCGATGTTTGTGGTGATGAACAAGGACAAGTGGGCCGAGTTGCCGGCGGAGGTGCAGAAAGTGTTCACCGACGTGAGCCAGGAATGGACCGCGAAGCAGGGCGCAGCCTGGGACCAGGCCGATCAAGCCGGGCGCGAGTTTGTCACCGGGCTCAAGCGCCAGTTCATCCAACTGCCGGAGGCCGAGCAGCAGCAGTGGAGGAATGCGGTCAAGCCGATCCTGGATGATTTCGTGAAGAAGACCAAGGAGAAGAACCTGCCCGGAGAGGCAATGCTGGCCGATATCCAGGCAGAGCTGGCCAAGACGACCAGGGCCAAATGA
- a CDS encoding TRAP transporter small permease — translation MSSPPGLSADQKAPLRFYNQALRMLVMALAYLACASLLVMVLVTTAEVVLRMCRLSLTGAYDIVKIAAAITIAAALPYTTAIKGHVAVEYFFHKLGRRGRVVVDALMRLGGMALFGLLAWGCVDYGNSLRARGEVSMTLQLPIFWVPYVLAVSCALVVLIKAYHLTHPGKPMIKP, via the coding sequence ATGAGTTCGCCGCCGGGTTTGTCGGCTGACCAGAAGGCCCCGCTTCGATTCTATAATCAGGCGCTGCGGATGCTGGTGATGGCGCTCGCCTACCTGGCGTGCGCGAGCCTGCTGGTCATGGTGCTGGTAACCACCGCGGAGGTCGTGCTGCGGATGTGCCGACTGTCGCTGACCGGCGCTTATGACATCGTCAAAATCGCCGCGGCGATCACCATCGCGGCGGCATTGCCTTACACGACCGCCATTAAGGGCCATGTGGCGGTCGAGTACTTCTTCCACAAACTGGGCCGGCGCGGGCGCGTCGTAGTGGACGCGTTGATGCGGCTGGGGGGCATGGCGTTGTTTGGCCTGCTGGCGTGGGGTTGCGTGGACTATGGCAACTCATTGCGGGCCAGAGGCGAGGTGAGCATGACGCTGCAACTGCCGATCTTCTGGGTGCCCTACGTCCTGGCCGTTTCCTGCGCGCTGGTGGTGCTGATCAAAGCGTATCACCTGACGCATCCGGGCAAACCGATGATCAAGCCATGA